Proteins from a genomic interval of Candidatus Lokiarchaeota archaeon:
- a CDS encoding M48 family metalloprotease, whose protein sequence is MEDIQNIEVIRNRKNIAIAIFLILDFIQIAFVSFLTFDEQSPLVIGFDLARANPYSSISVFTSICVAQVLLIYLFVASIINKKEMIQLYPEYDESQKLPCDFARDEIVDWTQKLAQEASVDVDRIFLLHSPIPNAFTFSLPIVGNAIVLHSNTLDFLLPSEVESIIAHELGHIKNKDSIINILTHMPGFFVQLIYLYVYLRLGLAAATSFIVDFNPLFGMLRIAILVSFFFLSRFMVNLSRLFTKKASRDAELLGDFYSAEMTESNQTMNALIRLGQRVETVTIFAEELRWLDSLSEENRCKLTGEQLREIIFSYPLDEIDETNAREEAPRIYLTRKLENLREDYKLKISDEEIKEAIDPAVESLSLARKTKTKLENLEDKTVNWREVDYNSDKRLNKEELADLVKLLKSNPTKLMFTNEVGAKLLMIDHPDFRKRILTLAKHFPLE, encoded by the coding sequence TTGGAAGACATACAGAACATAGAAGTTATCCGGAACAGGAAGAACATAGCCATAGCCATATTCCTCATTTTAGATTTTATCCAAATCGCTTTTGTCTCCTTTCTTACGTTTGACGAGCAATCACCCCTGGTAATCGGATTTGATCTTGCAAGGGCAAATCCATACAGCTCCATATCGGTATTCACAAGTATTTGTGTAGCTCAGGTTTTGCTAATCTATCTGTTTGTTGCAAGCATCATCAACAAGAAGGAAATGATTCAACTCTATCCTGAATATGATGAAAGCCAAAAACTGCCATGTGATTTTGCTCGTGACGAGATTGTTGATTGGACCCAGAAATTGGCCCAAGAAGCCTCAGTAGATGTTGATAGAATATTTCTGTTACACTCACCTATACCAAATGCATTTACATTCAGTTTGCCAATTGTGGGAAACGCGATTGTTCTTCATAGCAATACGCTTGATTTCCTGTTACCAAGTGAAGTAGAATCCATTATTGCTCATGAATTGGGTCATATTAAGAATAAGGATTCGATAATCAACATATTGACACATATGCCAGGGTTCTTTGTGCAACTAATCTATCTGTATGTTTACCTTCGTTTAGGACTTGCTGCTGCTACCTCGTTCATAGTCGATTTCAATCCGCTATTCGGAATGCTCAGAATTGCAATTCTTGTTAGTTTCTTCTTTCTTTCAAGGTTCATGGTGAATCTAAGCAGGTTATTTACTAAGAAGGCATCAAGAGACGCAGAGCTTCTGGGCGATTTCTATTCTGCAGAGATGACAGAATCGAATCAAACAATGAACGCACTTATTCGACTAGGGCAAAGAGTTGAGACAGTTACGATTTTTGCAGAGGAGCTGAGATGGTTGGATTCGCTTAGTGAAGAGAATCGCTGTAAATTGACAGGAGAACAGCTTAGGGAAATCATATTTTCATATCCACTGGACGAAATTGATGAAACGAACGCAAGAGAAGAGGCCCCAAGGATATACTTGACGAGGAAACTGGAGAATCTAAGAGAAGACTACAAACTGAAGATTTCAGATGAGGAGATTAAGGAAGCCATAGACCCTGCAGTGGAATCTCTTAGTCTAGCCAGAAAGACGAAGACAAAATTAGAAAATCTCGAAGATAAAACTGTCAACTGGAGAGAGGTGGACTACAACAGCGATAAGCGGCTTAACAAAGAAGAGCTCGCCGATTTGGTAAAGTTGTTGAAAAGCAACCCAACCAAGCTGATGTTTACAAATGAAGTTGGAGCAAAGCTTCTGATGATTGATCATCCGGATTTCAGAAAGAGAATTCTAACGCTTGCCAAACACTTTCCATTGGAATGA
- a CDS encoding aminotransferase class I/II-fold pyridoxal phosphate-dependent enzyme has translation MELSSRVKHTKHSATLAINEFAKNLRAKGETLLHMGFGESPFPVNQSVREALCNNADQKSYLSSQGILPLRKQISTFYRVMFNLEYLPEQIVVGPGSKTLIYAALLSLEGPLLLPAPSWVSYQHQAKLVGKETFSLKTMYEDSYRLQVRTLERKLSEMDYSRDQQKILLLNYPNNPTGHEYSAADLKTLTTVAQENNIIVISDEIYGLISYGDNVHQSIAKYYPEGTIVTGGMAKDRSLGGYRMGVMLVPESEETLVDAISSIASETWSCVAAPVQYAAIEGYSTASTMVNYIKDCASIHEIMTKYVHNRLDSADIRCPAPEGAFYLLPDWNKHRASLQERGVSTSKELAQFFLKNLGVVSLPGSEFGMPEQDLCLRLASVDYDGASALENFLNSKDRIHKNHQEFIMTVAPRVVAACDRITSFTESLD, from the coding sequence ATGGAGCTTTCTTCAAGGGTGAAGCACACAAAACACTCTGCTACCTTGGCAATCAACGAGTTCGCGAAAAACCTTCGCGCCAAGGGTGAAACATTGCTTCACATGGGATTCGGAGAATCACCATTCCCCGTAAATCAGTCTGTTAGGGAGGCCCTCTGCAACAATGCAGATCAAAAAAGTTACCTCTCTTCTCAAGGAATTCTGCCGCTGAGAAAACAAATCTCCACATTTTATCGTGTTATGTTCAATTTAGAATATCTTCCTGAACAAATAGTAGTTGGGCCTGGAAGTAAGACTCTGATATATGCTGCTTTGCTTTCTCTTGAGGGGCCACTTCTTCTACCAGCTCCTTCGTGGGTAAGTTATCAGCATCAGGCGAAACTAGTTGGCAAAGAGACATTCTCCCTCAAAACGATGTACGAGGATTCCTATCGATTGCAGGTTAGGACTCTCGAACGGAAACTAAGTGAAATGGACTATTCTCGAGACCAACAGAAGATTCTACTTCTCAACTATCCGAATAATCCAACTGGTCACGAATACTCAGCCGCAGACCTCAAAACCCTAACAACAGTTGCCCAAGAAAACAACATTATAGTCATATCCGATGAGATTTACGGTCTCATATCATACGGAGATAATGTACATCAAAGCATCGCAAAATACTATCCTGAGGGTACGATTGTTACAGGAGGAATGGCTAAAGATAGATCTTTAGGTGGTTATCGGATGGGCGTCATGCTGGTTCCTGAAAGCGAGGAAACACTTGTTGATGCTATTTCATCGATTGCCAGCGAGACATGGTCCTGTGTTGCAGCCCCTGTTCAATATGCCGCCATAGAAGGCTATAGTACAGCCTCTACGATGGTCAACTACATCAAAGACTGTGCTTCCATTCATGAGATTATGACAAAATACGTGCATAACCGTCTTGATTCAGCAGACATTCGATGTCCTGCACCTGAAGGGGCCTTCTATCTTCTTCCTGATTGGAACAAGCATCGAGCATCATTGCAAGAAAGAGGGGTTTCTACCTCAAAAGAACTTGCACAATTCTTCTTGAAAAACCTCGGTGTTGTTAGTCTACCCGGCTCGGAATTTGGCATGCCCGAGCAAGACTTGTGTTTACGTCTAGCATCGGTGGATTATGACGGAGCTTCAGCGCTTGAAAACTTCTTGAACTCAAAAGATAGAATCCATAAAAACCACCAAGAATTCATCATGACTGTAGCTCCACGGGTTGTGGCTGCCTGTGACAGAATTACATCATTCACTGAATCACTGGATTAG
- a CDS encoding Lrp/AsnC family transcriptional regulator, with protein sequence MVEVETVVVVIVLIQVKAGAAEKVEKAVGSFDEIERAHMVTGPYDVIAHGELESKADFRNFVDRIHELEGVIRTETCMGI encoded by the coding sequence ATTGTTGAGGTTGAGACAGTGGTTGTAGTAATTGTGCTTATTCAAGTGAAAGCAGGAGCAGCTGAAAAAGTCGAGAAAGCAGTAGGTTCTTTCGACGAAATAGAACGCGCCCATATGGTGACCGGGCCTTATGATGTCATCGCCCATGGCGAACTGGAATCTAAGGCTGATTTTAGAAACTTCGTGGATAGAATCCATGAACTAGAGGGAGTCATTAGAACGGAGACCTGTATGGGAATCTAG
- a CDS encoding ATP-binding cassette domain-containing protein: MNNNAIEIEELSKTFVSVKRRAIVIPTQRKQVQALKGVSLDIPKGRVYGLLGPNGAGKTTLIKCLATLVLPSSGTAKVNGFDVLKESFYARASMGVCQGNERSIYWKLTARENLIFFGKLYRMTTSEAKERADELLGRMDLLEKSDEKAENLSHGMRMKIVFARSLLHDPPVLLFDEPTQGLDPTFATDLRSYIQNKLRDKTILLTTHYMHEADMLCDKIALINEGELQSLGTPHELKENVRDYDSVRIRVLGVPNIDEIKSFANVMSTAMSTRNGHSEIVVNAHDGYDMAHTLLNYLHNTPDVKVEHFEIKEPTLDDVFLQLTGRRIED, translated from the coding sequence ATGAACAATAATGCCATAGAGATTGAGGAGCTGTCCAAAACATTTGTGAGCGTGAAACGGAGAGCAATTGTCATTCCCACGCAAAGAAAACAAGTCCAGGCGCTCAAAGGTGTATCACTGGACATTCCAAAAGGCAGAGTCTATGGATTACTAGGGCCAAACGGCGCGGGCAAAACCACATTAATCAAGTGCTTGGCAACTCTCGTTCTTCCCTCATCTGGAACTGCAAAGGTCAACGGTTTCGATGTACTGAAGGAATCATTCTATGCACGAGCTTCTATGGGTGTATGCCAAGGAAACGAAAGAAGCATCTACTGGAAACTTACAGCTCGAGAGAACTTGATTTTCTTTGGCAAACTCTATCGCATGACAACATCTGAAGCAAAGGAACGGGCTGATGAACTTCTGGGGCGAATGGACTTGCTTGAGAAGTCTGACGAGAAAGCGGAAAACCTCAGCCATGGTATGCGCATGAAGATTGTATTTGCACGGTCGTTGCTCCATGATCCTCCGGTGCTCCTCTTTGATGAACCTACACAGGGATTGGATCCCACATTTGCAACAGATTTGAGAAGCTACATTCAGAACAAACTGCGGGATAAAACTATCCTATTGACAACCCACTACATGCATGAGGCCGATATGCTTTGTGACAAAATAGCCCTCATCAACGAAGGTGAACTTCAGAGTCTAGGCACGCCGCATGAGCTCAAAGAAAATGTTCGTGACTATGATAGTGTTCGGATCAGAGTTCTAGGAGTTCCAAATATTGATGAAATCAAGAGCTTTGCTAATGTGATGTCGACCGCAATGAGCACGAGGAATGGCCATTCTGAGATTGTTGTTAATGCACACGATGGTTACGATATGGCACATACATTGCTTAACTACTTGCATAATACTCCAGACGTGAAAGTCGAACATTTTGAGATAAAAGAACCCACACTTGACGATGTGTTTCTGCAGCTCACTGGGAGGAGGATCGAAGATTGA
- a CDS encoding dinitrogenase iron-molybdenum cofactor biosynthesis protein yields the protein MKLGVSSTGPDLDSQIDPRFGRCQYFVIVDSDTMQSEAIQNTAAGAARGAGIQAAQMMAQKGVQAVLTGNLGPNATQALSAAGIQMITGVAGTVRNAVESFKSGDVESSATAAPSGTAMGTSTGTGTTPTPGSGAGYGMGMGRGGGRGGGRGMGFRRFAGTGSMPQAPTSQPSASQSQELENLKKRMDKMQKQLKRIEKRIEELSK from the coding sequence ATGAAGCTTGGAGTATCATCAACTGGACCTGATTTGGATTCACAAATAGATCCGAGATTTGGCCGATGCCAGTATTTCGTTATTGTGGATTCAGATACAATGCAATCTGAAGCCATACAGAATACAGCTGCTGGTGCAGCAAGAGGAGCAGGTATTCAAGCGGCACAGATGATGGCACAGAAAGGCGTCCAGGCGGTGCTAACAGGGAATCTTGGTCCAAATGCCACTCAGGCATTGTCTGCCGCAGGAATCCAGATGATCACTGGAGTGGCAGGAACCGTTCGAAATGCAGTTGAGAGCTTCAAGAGCGGCGACGTTGAATCTTCCGCAACAGCTGCACCTTCTGGAACTGCAATGGGCACAAGTACAGGAACCGGAACAACACCAACGCCAGGTTCGGGTGCTGGTTATGGAATGGGGATGGGTCGTGGAGGTGGCCGCGGCGGTGGACGTGGAATGGGCTTTCGACGCTTCGCTGGAACGGGTTCAATGCCTCAGGCTCCGACCTCACAGCCTTCTGCCTCACAGAGTCAGGAATTGGAGAACCTGAAGAAGCGCATGGACAAAATGCAGAAGCAGCTAAAGCGAATCGAGAAGCGAATTGAAGAACTTAGTAAGTAG
- a CDS encoding EamA family transporter — protein MAPLSPDLIIGVASGLLHALFFAISVNIYKGQREGIHPVAVSALKMWVAFLLMGFIVLVTLRASALQVPMDNVVILSISMITSMVVGDTLYLLSQERIGVAYAYPISNVYPVVTYILSMALLGEAFVMARWFGAILAVTGVVLLSWEQNRNKREELDVRGRTIVGIVLVILAILCYAAGTVLVQVGLEGVDPLDANFVRTMVCSFVFVPIYGLARYKGMDRPTKKATKVTAIAALFGMGFGSLLYAISVKYVGATTMSVMASMGPIFGLPMSVHHLNEKVTLRAVVGTIISIIGVTLVVIGF, from the coding sequence ATGGCCCCTCTGTCACCAGATTTGATCATTGGAGTTGCATCCGGGTTACTGCATGCCCTCTTCTTTGCGATTTCAGTAAACATCTACAAGGGTCAGCGTGAGGGAATCCACCCAGTAGCAGTTAGTGCACTGAAAATGTGGGTTGCATTCTTGCTAATGGGATTCATTGTCTTAGTCACTCTGAGGGCATCCGCACTACAAGTGCCTATGGATAATGTTGTGATTCTATCTATCAGTATGATTACTTCGATGGTTGTTGGGGATACGCTCTACTTGTTATCTCAAGAGCGGATTGGTGTGGCTTATGCGTATCCCATAAGCAATGTCTATCCGGTAGTAACATACATTCTATCCATGGCTCTTCTCGGTGAAGCTTTCGTGATGGCGCGATGGTTTGGAGCCATTCTAGCTGTAACCGGTGTTGTATTGCTTTCATGGGAACAAAATCGAAACAAACGCGAAGAGCTAGATGTCCGTGGAAGAACAATTGTAGGAATTGTTTTGGTTATCTTAGCAATACTCTGCTATGCTGCCGGTACTGTCCTCGTGCAAGTGGGTCTTGAAGGTGTTGACCCACTTGATGCGAATTTCGTTAGAACAATGGTCTGCAGCTTTGTTTTTGTTCCGATATACGGCTTGGCTAGGTACAAGGGAATGGATCGACCAACCAAGAAGGCAACAAAAGTCACTGCAATAGCCGCCTTATTTGGTATGGGATTCGGTTCGTTGCTCTATGCAATAAGTGTAAAATACGTTGGAGCGACAACGATGTCAGTAATGGCCTCAATGGGTCCAATTTTCGGTCTTCCGATGTCAGTACATCACCTGAACGAAAAAGTGACGCTTCGAGCTGTTGTTGGAACGATTATCAGTATCATAGGAGTCACCCTTGTGGTGATTGGGTTTTAG
- a CDS encoding EamA family transporter: MTLLTQGLLIGVSAGLLEAVLYAASVTVYKSQEEGIRPIATSAIKIWVTLALMTTLVLIFYGTLPLFMSPPTLFLLALTIVGPVVADTLYIQAQDRIGVAFAFPIAYAYPIMTYLLSVTFLGESLRLTRLGGVVLAVVGIGIISYERNRETAQEFKLQADRIAGVLLAICALIGYAVGVVLLQVGLQGIDPLPANFIRSIFGSIAFLPIYAGARIKGMKKPNKRSAAIVAVAALFGFGIGSLLYTIATKFVGATITSLLDSMAPIFGVMIAVPLLGENVTKRVILGTLMSVTGVAIVILGF, translated from the coding sequence ATGACACTCCTCACCCAAGGTCTGTTGATTGGTGTTTCTGCGGGATTGTTAGAAGCTGTTCTTTATGCGGCATCAGTGACAGTTTACAAATCACAAGAGGAGGGGATTCGTCCCATTGCAACAAGTGCAATCAAGATCTGGGTGACACTGGCACTGATGACAACGCTCGTTCTCATCTTCTACGGAACACTCCCGCTTTTCATGTCACCTCCTACGCTGTTTCTTCTTGCATTAACAATCGTGGGTCCTGTGGTGGCCGATACACTCTATATTCAAGCACAAGACCGAATCGGTGTAGCTTTTGCGTTCCCCATTGCTTATGCCTACCCTATCATGACGTATTTGCTCAGCGTTACATTCCTAGGAGAATCGTTGCGACTAACTAGGTTAGGAGGAGTTGTTCTGGCAGTTGTGGGCATTGGCATTATTTCATACGAACGAAACAGGGAAACAGCCCAAGAATTCAAACTACAAGCAGATCGAATCGCGGGTGTACTGCTTGCCATTTGTGCTCTGATTGGATACGCCGTTGGTGTAGTGTTGCTGCAAGTCGGACTGCAGGGAATAGATCCCTTGCCTGCAAACTTCATTCGTTCCATTTTCGGTTCCATTGCCTTTTTGCCCATTTACGCAGGGGCGAGGATAAAAGGTATGAAGAAACCCAATAAGCGATCTGCTGCAATCGTTGCTGTCGCGGCTCTTTTCGGTTTCGGAATAGGCTCACTATTGTACACCATAGCGACGAAGTTTGTAGGAGCAACCATAACTTCGCTTTTGGATTCAATGGCTCCAATATTCGGTGTTATGATTGCTGTTCCTTTATTGGGAGAAAATGTTACAAAGAGAGTCATCTTGGGAACGCTGATGTCTGTCACAGGAGTTGCAATCGTCATTCTCGGATTCTGA
- a CDS encoding EamA family transporter gives MQLSPDIIAGTVSGVLGAAFYALSVAIYRRHANQIEAIAVASIKMWIALPFTAILAFILFFPALPTMSFMTVLLLGLSVLFGAVVGDTVYLVSQERIGVSIAFPISMSYPVLTYFLTVIFLGEALIPVRLTGAVIAVAGVILISREQDRGGDEENPEGYDILGISFAFLTSVLYAVGAVVLQVGVTDVDPISGNLVRVFFGSIAFIPLFAFARRSGMTTPPRKVLKSIAIAALIGMAIGSILYVNATKLLGAATTSVIVSSAPLFAVPLSVKYLEERVTPPMLVGIVLTILGIALVVLTS, from the coding sequence ATGCAGCTATCGCCAGATATCATCGCAGGAACAGTTTCTGGAGTGTTGGGTGCAGCTTTCTATGCATTATCTGTGGCAATATACAGAAGGCATGCAAATCAAATCGAAGCGATTGCTGTTGCTTCAATCAAGATGTGGATAGCTCTTCCATTCACGGCCATCTTGGCGTTTATTCTGTTCTTTCCTGCATTACCAACTATGTCATTCATGACCGTGCTTCTGCTTGGTCTATCGGTTCTTTTTGGAGCCGTTGTCGGAGATACAGTGTATTTGGTTAGCCAAGAACGAATTGGAGTATCAATTGCATTTCCGATATCAATGAGTTATCCGGTTCTAACGTATTTCCTGACTGTCATATTCCTTGGTGAGGCGCTTATTCCTGTGAGATTGACTGGAGCGGTCATTGCCGTTGCTGGCGTCATTTTGATTTCCCGTGAACAGGATAGAGGCGGAGATGAAGAGAATCCCGAAGGGTACGATATCTTAGGCATCAGCTTCGCCTTTCTCACCTCGGTTCTCTATGCAGTCGGTGCAGTTGTGCTACAGGTAGGAGTTACGGATGTCGATCCAATCTCTGGAAATTTGGTTCGTGTGTTTTTTGGCTCCATTGCATTTATTCCTCTTTTTGCATTCGCTAGAAGAAGCGGCATGACCACGCCACCTCGCAAAGTTTTGAAATCCATAGCTATTGCTGCTTTGATTGGAATGGCTATTGGCTCAATATTGTATGTAAATGCCACGAAGCTGCTAGGTGCAGCTACCACATCTGTGATTGTGTCCTCAGCCCCATTGTTCGCAGTCCCACTTTCAGTGAAGTACCTAGAAGAACGGGTAACACCGCCAATGCTCGTTGGCATAGTTCTAACTATTCTGGGTATTGCTCTTGTTGTCCTCACTTCATAG
- a CDS encoding M20/M25/M40 family metallo-hydrolase encodes MIQAILEYIEEHLDEAIADLSNLCSIPSVAAKGEHMEEAAEEVTRLLESVGLETSVHETSGFQVVTGERDVGAEKTLLFYDHYDVQPAEPFNLWETPPFEIDRRNGRLYGRGVADNKGDLITRVWALKAFQETNTNLPVNIKFIAEGEEEIGSPHLNEFVKEKGDFLRADGGIWEFGSTDIDGKQEMWLGLKGLLYVQLEIERLAMDAHSSYACMLPSAAYRLVWALNSLRNEDNQILIDGFYDDVKPLSEAEQKAIENINMHEKDVREFYDIPEFLDGMSGMDLKKAFYNAPTCNIAGIDSGWQGKGAKTVLPAKASVKIDFRLVESMRPEDILRKLRNHLDRKGFTDIRIAWNHGYPAAKTPIDHPFVDIVRKATEQIFGHSPVVHPTSPGSGPLYLFKELVPMVSVGCGDFESRVHSPNESIRVDNFLKAAQRIAAVIQKMEREVF; translated from the coding sequence ATGATTCAAGCTATTCTTGAATACATTGAGGAGCATCTAGATGAAGCTATTGCTGACCTTAGCAATTTGTGTTCAATTCCCTCAGTTGCCGCAAAAGGAGAACACATGGAAGAAGCGGCTGAAGAAGTCACTCGTCTTCTCGAATCTGTTGGCCTAGAAACTTCAGTGCACGAAACCTCTGGATTTCAGGTAGTTACTGGTGAACGTGACGTTGGTGCTGAGAAGACTCTTCTTTTCTACGATCATTACGATGTACAGCCTGCAGAGCCATTCAACCTATGGGAAACACCACCATTTGAAATTGACAGACGAAATGGAAGGCTTTACGGTCGAGGGGTAGCAGACAACAAAGGAGATTTGATTACAAGGGTCTGGGCCCTCAAAGCATTCCAAGAAACCAACACGAACCTTCCGGTGAATATCAAATTCATAGCTGAAGGAGAAGAAGAAATCGGCAGTCCTCATCTGAACGAATTTGTAAAGGAAAAGGGCGATTTTCTGAGGGCTGATGGTGGTATCTGGGAATTCGGTAGCACAGACATAGACGGAAAGCAGGAAATGTGGTTGGGTCTCAAAGGGTTGTTGTACGTACAGCTAGAAATCGAAAGATTGGCTATGGATGCCCATTCATCTTACGCATGCATGCTACCATCAGCTGCCTACCGTCTTGTGTGGGCTCTAAACTCACTCAGAAACGAAGATAACCAGATTCTAATCGACGGTTTCTATGATGACGTGAAACCGCTTTCCGAAGCTGAACAGAAGGCTATTGAGAACATCAACATGCATGAAAAAGATGTGCGTGAGTTCTATGATATCCCCGAATTCCTCGATGGTATGAGTGGGATGGATTTGAAGAAAGCCTTCTACAATGCACCAACATGTAATATTGCGGGCATAGACAGTGGCTGGCAGGGGAAAGGAGCAAAAACCGTATTGCCAGCAAAGGCCTCAGTCAAAATTGATTTCCGACTTGTTGAATCTATGCGGCCAGAAGACATACTACGAAAGCTACGAAATCACCTAGACAGGAAGGGATTCACAGATATCAGAATCGCTTGGAACCATGGCTATCCAGCGGCCAAAACACCGATAGATCATCCATTTGTTGACATAGTCCGAAAAGCAACAGAGCAGATATTCGGTCATAGTCCAGTTGTACATCCAACAAGCCCCGGATCTGGGCCGCTATACCTTTTCAAAGAGTTGGTGCCAATGGTTTCTGTTGGCTGTGGTGATTTCGAATCAAGAGTGCACTCGCCAAACGAGTCCATTCGTGTTGATAACTTCCTGAAAGCAGCACAGAGAATAGCGGCAGTAATCCAGAAGATGGAGCGAGAAGTCTTCTAG
- a CDS encoding AMP-binding protein: MREIPRDWSWIGNWAGKRATLTPDKEAFLDNTTDEPYTFADMEKRANKVARILRNYGIEKGDRVATYSKNRFEMIDLFLATGKIGAILVPFNVRLAPREVEYLLGKTEPSLVLYDSDIAQKFEEVRPDIDILAMGKSPDTDDSDINEMLAEQSAQPVERPKLEFDDPHMIVFTGGTTGLPKGAILSHRLIFWNSVNTCMSWGLRPDDIQPLLFPLFHTGGWNVLLVPFYHLGAKTILMGDFNPDETLRVIEEEECTIVIGVPTMFQMMAQQDSFKKTDFSSVRVFISGGAPCPVAIMENYWNRGKPFKMGYGLTEVGPNNFYLPIDEIKEKPNSVGYPVMHCDMKIADKDGNEVPQGDVGELLLKGPHIFSGYWDEPEETKKTIEPDGWVHTGDLCEKDEAGAYYIVGRKKDMFISGGENVYPPEIEDVLYKHPAVMEAAVIGVPHDKWGEVGKAFIMLKPNKSATVEEIQDYLDGKLAKYKIPKHYEIREDLPMSAAGKILKRELEEEEKS, from the coding sequence ATGAGAGAAATACCACGCGACTGGTCATGGATTGGAAATTGGGCCGGAAAAAGGGCTACACTAACACCAGACAAGGAAGCCTTTCTAGACAATACAACTGACGAACCCTATACATTCGCAGATATGGAAAAAAGAGCTAACAAAGTGGCTCGGATTCTTAGAAACTATGGCATCGAGAAGGGAGATAGAGTAGCGACGTACTCGAAGAACCGGTTCGAGATGATTGATCTCTTTCTGGCGACGGGCAAAATCGGAGCTATTTTGGTCCCATTCAATGTTCGATTGGCACCGCGAGAAGTTGAATACCTACTTGGTAAGACTGAACCATCCCTCGTTCTTTATGATTCTGACATAGCGCAGAAATTTGAAGAAGTAAGGCCTGATATCGATATTCTAGCAATGGGGAAATCACCAGATACTGATGATTCGGATATCAACGAAATGTTGGCTGAGCAGTCAGCTCAACCCGTGGAGAGACCAAAACTCGAATTCGATGATCCGCACATGATTGTGTTCACCGGAGGGACTACAGGACTACCCAAAGGGGCAATTCTCTCACACAGACTGATTTTTTGGAACTCGGTAAATACATGCATGAGTTGGGGGCTTCGTCCTGATGATATACAACCGCTCCTCTTTCCTCTTTTCCATACAGGTGGCTGGAATGTACTCCTTGTGCCATTCTATCATCTTGGTGCAAAAACGATACTCATGGGGGACTTCAATCCTGATGAAACGTTACGTGTTATCGAAGAGGAAGAATGCACCATCGTCATTGGCGTGCCAACCATGTTTCAAATGATGGCACAACAAGACAGCTTCAAAAAGACAGATTTCAGTTCAGTAAGGGTCTTCATTAGTGGAGGGGCACCATGCCCTGTTGCAATTATGGAGAACTACTGGAATCGTGGTAAACCATTCAAGATGGGCTATGGTCTCACAGAAGTTGGCCCGAACAACTTTTACCTTCCAATAGACGAAATCAAAGAGAAACCCAACTCTGTTGGCTACCCCGTTATGCACTGTGACATGAAAATTGCAGATAAAGATGGCAACGAGGTGCCCCAGGGTGATGTCGGAGAGCTGCTTTTGAAAGGTCCGCATATATTCTCAGGATACTGGGATGAACCGGAAGAAACCAAGAAAACAATTGAGCCAGATGGTTGGGTTCACACAGGCGACCTCTGCGAAAAAGACGAAGCTGGTGCTTACTATATCGTTGGTCGCAAAAAAGATATGTTCATCTCTGGCGGAGAAAACGTTTATCCCCCAGAAATTGAAGATGTCCTCTACAAGCATCCAGCAGTGATGGAGGCGGCAGTTATCGGCGTACCTCATGATAAGTGGGGTGAAGTTGGGAAAGCATTCATTATGTTGAAACCTAACAAATCTGCAACAGTTGAAGAAATACAAGACTACTTGGATGGCAAACTTGCAAAATACAAAATCCCGAAGCATTATGAAATCAGGGAGGATCTTCCTATGAGTGCGGCGGGTAAAATACTGAAACGTGAACTGGAAGAGGAGGAAAAATCATAG